The following is a genomic window from Neodiprion pinetum isolate iyNeoPine1 chromosome 3, iyNeoPine1.2, whole genome shotgun sequence.
GAAGTTGattagaagagaaaaaatgccGCTGCGTCACGCGGACACGTACAGAATATCAGCAAAACCACGTCACTAGTCACGCTTACACGCGTGCATGTGCAATTAAATTCTTACTCCTCGAATGGTTGtgcgatattgtttttcttctatcTATACGGGCGTTAACAATTCTCGTCTATGAGACAGCGGTAAGTCGACATCGCCCATTCCATGCACATGACAAACACAAATTACGTAGCTCCGCTTCCGAAGCTTGAGGAAAACCGCGATCATAATACCGTCCAGTCGGTATCGTGCAGCGGTGCACACAACGATTAGGCATCCATGATAAGTAGGCAGTAACGAATTCGTACAACAGAACAAAGTCGCGCGGGGTTTCTCTCCAAGAGTTACTTCACAGCCAATCATTCTCTATTTTGTATCTCGATCGTTGCATAACCGAAAAGCGAGGGCCGTGTTTGGTCGTTTTTCGAAAGTGGGCCGCCCCGAGGACGAGGCCTTCCGTTCGCGTATTTGCACCGAGTTGGCAGAGGCGAGCGTGTAGCGTTTCTATTGTTGGATGGATCGCGAAAAACAATGTCAGGTGAAGGACGCGAGCGTCGAATTGTCCGTACGCCTCTGTGCGATGTGTAAATTGCAATTGGCGAATCAGGAATTAGAGTCACCGCGGGTATTTCTCGGTTGGCAAATCCTTCCGCGGCGCCTTGACCGAACGAGAATAGGGCCGGTGATTATCTGGGTCGCCAATTTGCACCTACCTCTTGAATAGAAACAATATTTATCGCCAATCACGCTTCGCCTAATACCCGTATGAAAAAGTaccattatttttaaacaacagAACGCGGGAGACGCCGAGGTAAATCCGTTCGAACGTGTTTGAAAAGCCAGGAATTGAGAGGTGGCCAAGTCACATGCCTGAGCAGGATATAGATAGAACTAGGAAGCTGCCGTGAGTCAGCTCCGTGGTATAAGCTCCAACGGGATGCCGCGAGTTGAACTATCCTTGTCCCGATCAAAGCCTGCGGGCTAAACTTAACCGGCTCGCGATGAGTTTGCCACCAACAGCGGCGTAGCTGCCCtacataaaatttcatttttaaacaacCGTTTTATCATACCGAGACGGTTGTCTTTCGTATTTTAAACCGTCGACAGATATTTCGGAAAAGTCGTGTCTCCACCTGGGATTAGAAATAGGCTTTTCACAACACGGGACGACGATCGATGCGGGATTGCAAAATCCTCCCGGGAAACTCCAAGCTGCCTTGAGATCGATCCTCCGTTCCCGTTATCAGGCCGcggaacgttttttttttttttttttttcaattttatttgcaaatCGTTACAGGGATCCCCCAAGTTTGTCGCCACTGTGGGGTTTCCCGAGTCGAGAACGCAGCGGTGCGCAAATAGCCTGGCAGGTATTCCTGAATGTCAAACACATCTGCTTCTGCTTCGACTTGAGGTCAGAATTAaacgaggggggggggggggggggggggggggggggcggggaGAGATATTGGTGATGCAACAAATCCCGGAGAAGAGGATGGCCGATTAAATTCCTAACCGGATACGCTTCCTGCCTTTTACAGGTGCAACAATCGGTCGGCGAAGCGAGAAAAAGAGACCGACGCCGATGCCGGAGCAAATCTGCGATCAACACAATTACCGATTTCGTTTTGACGGAATAAATCAGACACGACGGTCACGCCGCTTCATCGCGGTTCCGCGATTCGCGTCGTCCAAGTGCCCGCGTATCAAAGTGCCAAGACATTgcgatttgcaaaaatttatcagCTGTTCCCTCACGGGATTTGACGGAATCGAGAAAAGAATAGCGACGCTCCGGTTTACTGACCTTCGTAATTCCGCTGCTCGAGGTCCTGAGGGATCGCTGGCGCCTGTCTTCCGGGTGTCAGGTACATCCTTTCGCAGGACGATATCGGCTCGGTCAGCGCCCTGGCGCAGGCCAAATCCCCGGATGCTGCGGCGAGATGGAGCGCCGTGTTTCCGTCTGAATTTCTGAGGCTCGGATCGGCTCCCGCCAAAATTAGTCGCCTCACTATGCTCGGCTGGTGGGTGTAAACAGCGAGGTGCAACGGCGCCTGGCGCTTGCTGTTCAAGCAGTCGAAGAGCGAGGGATGAGGCGACATTCTTATCAGGCTCATTGCGACCTCGTGGAAACCCTGGACGATGGCGATGTGTAGCtgtctgttgaaaaaaattattttcatttacttaaGGCTCTTTGTTCGATGCCGAGCGAGACGACGTTTCTGATATGGATTTGAAGGATCGTTTGCTTTTAACGTCATCAATCATCGATGATAACACACGGCGCAAGGCGGGCTGTGGTTAACTGGATGTTTGATAACTGTGTTAGCTATTTTTACCACACCCGTAGTTCACTGATCTGGCCTCGGAGATGACGGCGAAGGATGATAGAGCTAATCTTAAATGCCGAACTATAGGATCTATAATCAGCGAGTCAAGTATTGGAATTCAGATATCGAACCACCGGTTGATACAGAGATCTGTGGATGGTATTTTTGACCGCCGCCACTTGGGTTATGACCAATTTGTTCGTTATTAACACATCGAGGGTTGACGAATTACTCATGGGTTTGACCAGGAATCCTTTTTGATCAtttccttctttattttttcaaatactcgtagtcgtgaaaatgtttattttacTCGGAACTGCGGTCATTTGTCAAGAGATATTGAAAGTTGAGGCAAAAAAGTTTCTCAACCAGGACATTGGTTGCATATTAGCGTTCAAAAAAGCTTACCGCTACCTAATCTGTGGTTTTCGATTGACGTGGGTTGAAAATTTGCCACCGCAATTATACATTTCTGACTATTAATTAATCCGGCATGCGACGTTGGCGTGTATAAGGAAAGGGAAATGAATACACTATACAATTGTGCAATTTAGCTATCAGTAATGCTTTCCTGGAAATGCAATGGACAAATTGAGCTTAAATTTTCCCTTTTGTCGTTCAAAAATGTTCAATCTTGGATCCCGAACGTTAAACACGCCTCGAAAAATGACCAATATACCCGATCTTCGTACTAAATTCGTGAGTAGATTCCAGCCCGCGGATACATCATGCCTCAGCTATTTCGAGACGACCTTCGAAACTGAGAAACAACTTTGAATCGAATATTTCCGTCCAAAATTACGGTCACTATACGCTCGGGTCCCATGCGGAAGAATGGAATCCGCTACGCTGGCTGAAGATCGTTTTATAAATGATCCATTACGATGGTATCCTCGTTTCAAGAACAAACTACAAATCACTCGAGGAATTCCGGGATCATAAAGTAGCATGCGCATCTGTTTCCTCTACCAGGTTGAAAAGCATTAtgggaatgaaattttcaacaccgaGAAAGGCCAACGTATCGAACAAACAACTGttcgaaaaacaaaaggaaTGTCTCAAGGTGATCGGACGATCCGCTTCGAAGTGATCCTTATGAGATCATTACCGTAGGTAGTAATGTTTTTCATGACTCACACGACGCGCATAACGATCACTAAGCATGTAGGCAGTGGTAGACTTTTTGTACACAACGCAGTCTTAGCACGtccaaaatatataatatcgtAACAGGCAAATAGCTCGTTAAGAAATGATCAAAgtcaaacagaaaaaaaagaaaaagaaaagaggacAAGCAAGGATTCGAATGATCGATTCGGTCTTTTGACGATGACGAATCAGCGGGAGTTAGAGTACCAATCGATTAAGACTTACGTGTCGCCATCCTCGTCCTGCGAGTAGTAGAGCTTCCAAAGCTGCTGGGCTTGTTCAAGGTAGGAGTCTTCGTCAACCGGCGAAGAATGATGCGAAAATCTGCGACCGGTAACTGGGGCCAATTCGTCGGTTGGTTCGGCCTGAACCTTTCCTCTGAGGTGGTTTATCGTCACGTGTGTCAAGGTGAGTTGGCTCAGAGTATCGCTCAGACCAGCCTCGACGATCCCGCTGTCGACTCTCATATCTACGTCGGGCTGGATCTTCCAGGACGAGACGTCGGAGTGTTCCCGATCGGCGTGGAGCCTGAGATCGGCAGGTTGTTCCTGCTCCGATTGCAGGACGGTGATGTTCTGGCCCGACAAGAACCCCGAATCGATCTGGACCCCGGGGTcatctgaaaagtttttcttcgATTGGTTCGTCATCCGTGATTGCAGCATCGTCTGGCTGTTTCTGAACCTCGGCGAGGCAGTGGTGCGGATTAAATGCGTATACCGGTAACGATAAGTTAACGCGACTAACGACGACGTTTGCGGCCGCGAGATATGTCAATGACGCACTTCAACTTTgatgtacgtataacgtacCGTAAATTACGATTATAATTCCGAACTGTCAGCTAAGCGGCACTTTCCAACTGTTTTCtgacgtttcttttttttttttttttttttatttacagcaATTGCGATACCGTTCACTGTGTAACAGCTGTTGTTTAACCAGATCTGGCTTTTCGGCAATTAGtttaattgtatataattaccGCGCAATTAGTCGCAGAGCTCTGACAGGCGGTGTTCACTTTCACGATTGCAGAAGGCAACTGTAGTTTGCCGTTTTCGGAATAACTCGGAGCTCGAATTTCCCCATTTCGCAACGTGTCCGCACTAAGTGTACGCGTTATCTCCTTATCGTCCGACCGTTTGCGCGAGTCACACAATCAGTTGCGGAACTTTTGATGTTCGGTATGTTTGCACGGTTTAGTGCTTGTCAATTTCCTCTATTAGCACCGAACCACGGTTTGCGAAAGCCGCTTGGTGCACGATTCAGCGAGTCCGTGAAAACGCTGATAACGAAGTGGCTTTTCAAACCGACTCCGCTTCCTCGATTCGTTCCAACGCAACTGACGTTTGAAAACGTACTGACCGAAGTTGTAAACACGAGCGAGGAACTCGCCTCGAGCGTTTCTCCCCTCTAGGCAGCTGCCAAATGAAACGGGAAAACCATTCCTGAGTGCCAAGTCGGTATAATCCTCGACTTTCAAGGCTCGTcgatgtacgtacatacattcaCATCGACATGCGACATGCTTGACATGCGACATGCTTGTCCTGCTGTGTCTGTGTCCCTCCCGGTGTGTTAGCTCCGTATGTTACGTCACACGCTGCACTCCAATTGACACGCGGACGTGAGACAGATGTTATTTTCCCACGGCTTTTCTTTCGGGAAATCTGCACGGTAGAAACGCGTCAAGCTCACCTTACGTCTCGCGCTCTCTTCCGAGACCTCATCGAGCTCGTTAGTGTTAGCCGGATTGGTGCGTAGAAACGACCCCGATTGAAATGGATTTAAATACGTGTACGAAGGTCGTTAAAACTTGATTACACTGTGTTGAACGCGTGGAGATTCATAATCAATGTATACCTAGATAAATATCTGCGTTCGTAAAAGAGGAAAGAATTCCTTCGGTTTGTATCGCGTTTATAAGCGCAAGCTGTTCACAATCAGCTTTCACCATCGGATaacattcaaaaatttctaaacaCCAAGCGGTTAACTTCAAGCGAATTAACGATTGCGCCACCCGATATGGGTGTCAGTGCCCAATTAAGGTGCAGCGGaaaactctctctctcgcactgCCACTTTTCAATAGTCTATTTTAAAAATACCCAGCCATTGTTTATGGCCGGAGTTTTGCACGAATAGCTGTGCACTTAACAGTGGGGACGTAATGACGAACGCAGATAATTCGGGTGCTAAACGATGAGTGAAAAGCTTACGTAGATCTCACCGCTTTGTACCAAGTCTCGTGATCAAAGTTTATTCAACATTCAAAGTCCGTTCAAGATACGCAAATGCTTGCTGCAAATACCGGTACAGAAGATGATCGAcgttataattaaaaaacttttttcttcacagtTCGCAGGAAAATTAAAACGCCGAGAAGCTCGGTTCTTCGAGGTGAGAAATATGATTCAAGATATTTCTACACTGCAGATATACTTGCAGGGTTATTCCGTTTGCTAAGCTAATCTTTGTCCTGCTGTCAAAACACAACTATGAAGAATTTTCCACACCCAGACAATGATTCGAGATCATTGCAGCGATACTTTGGTATCCTGTGAATTGAAACTGCTACAACGGGTACCGCTGTATGACATAAAGCTGATAAccaatacatattataattttccgCATGATTAACCGCTGCAACATGGAGCGATATTTCCGACGATGTAAAAGATACGTGCTTCGTGTCTGTAATGTATTTTGAGAGTGAATTGTAGTGATCCGTCTAGTCCTA
Proteins encoded in this region:
- the cact gene encoding NF-kappa-B inhibitor cactus; amino-acid sequence: MLQSRMTNQSKKNFSDDPGVQIDSGFLSGQNITVLQSEQEQPADLRLHADREHSDVSSWKIQPDVDMRVDSGIVEAGLSDTLSQLTLTHVTINHLRGKVQAEPTDELAPVTGRRFSHHSSPVDEDSYLEQAQQLWKLYYSQDEDGDTQLHIAIVQGFHEVAMSLIRMSPHPSLFDCLNSKRQAPLHLAVYTHQPSIVRRLILAGADPSLRNSDGNTALHLAAASGDLACARALTEPISSCERMYLTPGRQAPAIPQDLEQRNYEGETCLHAAVVAGNTEVVRLLISVGADLEAKERLGGRTALHLAIECRRKGVTSLLLQECNPQLDALTYGGVTAYEIAAAWDTQLAKELGRRLGATSSRTADFKNNDKLAKIPQLWQSVGLRA